From the genome of Ziziphus jujuba cultivar Dongzao chromosome 6, ASM3175591v1, one region includes:
- the LOC107429942 gene encoding thaumatin-like protein 1, giving the protein MTSLSNVPISFLLFFTLFFISSNAATFEIRNECPYTVWAAASPGGGRRLERGQSWFLNVPAGTAMARIWGRTNCNFDGSGRGRCQTGDCGGVLECRGWGVPPNTLAEYSLNQYQNLDFIDISVIDGFNIPMDFSPTSGGCRGIRCTADIKGQCPGELRTAGGCNNPCTVFKTNEYCCTNGQGSCGPTYFSRFFKDRCPDAYSYPQDDPTSTFTCPGGTNYRVVFCPLGSPHFPLEMVGDVKEQ; this is encoded by the coding sequence atgacctcCTTGTCTAACGTTCCAATCAGCTTCCTCCTCTTCTTCACCCTCTTCTTCATCTCCTCCAATGCAGCCACCTTCGAGATCCGAAACGAATGTCCGTACACCGTCTGGGCTGCCGCAAGCCCAGGCGGCGGCCGCCGACTAGAACGCGGCCAGAGCTGGTTTCTCAATGTACCTGCAGGCACTGCCATGGCACGTATATGGGGCCGAACCAATTGCAACTTCGACGGCAGTGGCCGCGGCCGCTGCCAAACCGGCGACTGCGGCGGTGTCCTCGAATGCAGAGGCTGGGGTGTTCCGCCTAACACATTGGCCGAATACTCTCTCAACCAGTACCAAAACTTGGATTTCATCGATATCTCCGTCATTGATGGTTTCAACATTCCCATGGACTTCAGCCCGACGTCCGGCGGGTGTCGGGGAATCCGATGCACCGCCGATATCAAAGGACAGTGTCCGGGGGAACTGAGGACAGCCGGAGGATGCAATAACCCATGTACGGTTTTTAAGACGAATGAGTATTGCTGTACAAATGGACAAGGAAGCTGTGGACCCACATATTTCTCAAGGTTCTTCAAAGATAGGTGCCCGGATGCTTATAGTTATCCACAAGATGATCCTACAAGCACATTTACATGCCCTGGTGGGACTAATTACAGGGTTGTGTTTTGCCCTTTGGGGTCTCCTCATTTTCCATTGGAGATGGTTGGAGATGTGAAAGAGCAGTga
- the LOC107429941 gene encoding thaumatin-like protein: MSFSRNLSIFFLLLTLALPLTKAATFDIRNNCQFRVWAAAVPGGGRQLDVGKTWTINVNAGTTQARIWARTNCNFDGAGRGNCETGDCGGLLECQAYGKPPNTLAEYALNQFNNLDFIDISLVDGFNVPMEFSPTSGGCDKVIRCTADINGQCPNELKAPGGCNNPCTVFKTDEYCCNSGNCGPTNFSRFFKERCPAAYSYPKDDPTSTFTCPGGTNYKVVFCP; the protein is encoded by the coding sequence ATGAGCTTCTCTCGAAACCTCTCCATCTTCTTCCTTTTACTCACTCTCGCTCTTCCCTTAACAAAAGCAGCCACTTTCGACATCCGCAACAATTGCCAATTCCGTGTCTGGGCTGCCGCTGTCCCCGGAGGTGGTCGGCAGCTCGACGTAGGCAAAACTTGGACTATCAACGTCAATGCTGGAACTACACAGGCTCGCATTTGGGCTCGAACCAATTGCAACTTCGACGGAGCCGGACGTGGAAATTGCGAGACCGGAGACTGCGGTGGCCTTCTAGAATGCCAAGCCTACGGAAAACCTCCGAACACGCTCGCCGAGTACGCTCTCAACCAGTTCAACAACTTGGATTTCATCGATATCTCGCTCGTCGACGGTTTCAATGTTCCGATGGAGTTCAGCCCCACGTCAGGTGGATGCGACAAGGTGATCAGATGCACCGCCGACATCAACGGTCAGTGTCCGAACGAGTTGAAAGCACCGGGAGGCTGTAACAACCCGTGCACTGTGTTCAAAACCGATGAGTATTGCTGCAACTCCGGCAACTGCGGACCAACAAATTTCTCGAGGTTCTTTAAGGAGCGTTGCCCTGCTGCTTATAGCTATCCTAAAGATGATCCAACAAGCACTTTTACGTGCCCTGGAGGAACCAACTACAAGGTTGTCTTCTGTCCTTGA